Part of the Benincasa hispida cultivar B227 chromosome 12, ASM972705v1, whole genome shotgun sequence genome is shown below.
ATTCCAACAGCAGCAAATTTGTCCATTACTGTCTTTGACAAAATGGGGGGCAGTTTCAATGGCTTTATCAGTAGTTCCACATTCTGTGTATAGATATAGataaaagaaatcacaaaaataaaattcaatgcTGAATAAAATGCAATGTAATAGCCTATTCACAAGTCAATACCACACAAAAGAAGATTTAAACAGGTGACATAGACAATTCAAACACAATCACACTCGTTTGACCAAGTCAGTGAATTCGACACAGACATTGAAAGGCATGTCACATAAGTCACAAGACTGCGGGAAGGGCTTGCCAAACTAGATGCACTAACCTTTGATGTAAAGCACTCATCCCAAAAAGTATATTTTACATCTTCAAGTTTTCCAGTTTTGCAAAGCTCATCAATGAAGATCTTCACTTGCACAGCCTGTACACAGAACAATATAATGTCAAGTACAGATGAGAGTGAATAATAATGTTTCTGAATAGATAAAGAACACACATCCGGGTTGCGCCGTAGTCTAAGGGAAGGGTACCCAACAATGAACCCCGCCAGGGAGAATTTAGAGATCTGAATACACAAACCAGAAGCAGCTGTAAATATACACAGGATGAAGATGACTGAATGTTGCAAGAAAGAACAGCATTGACAATTCACTATCAATTATCATTCATTAAAGATAAAAGACAAATACGTTGCACAGCAACACATCACATGAAACGAGCATAAGAAAAGGCAAAGTTAGAGCTATGTAACTACAttgtaaatttgtaataataGTGTCATCATTAAGAAATCCCATTTCAACCTAAAAAGTTACCGAAAATCAAGTAACTTAAAGTTCTCCCTGCAAAATCTGGTGCACCGCcattaaattattgtttatcaTTTAGCATTGCATCAAATAACATTCTACAAATATTCATAGGAAGGGAAAaggtaaaagaaacaaagtaaaAAATCTGAAGAAAATTAAAGTTCTCCCTACAGAATTTTGTGGCACCACCTTCAATCATTGTTTATCATTCAGCAATGCATCAAATAACATTATACAAATCTTCATaggaagaaaaaatataaaagaacgAGAGAAGAAAATCTCAAATTAGTTAAAGTTCTCCCTACAGGATTTTGTGGCACCACTTAAATAGTTGTTTATCACTCAGCATTTCATCAAGTAACATTATACAAATCTTCATaggaagaaaaaatataaaagaacgAGAGAAGAAAATCTCGAATTGATTAAAGTTCTCCCTACAGGATTTTGTGCACCACCCGTCCATAATTGTTTATCACTCAGCATTGCATCAAATAACATTCTACAATCTTCATAGGAAGGACAAAGACAAAATAAACAGAGTAAAAAATCTCACCAATCTCTCAAAATCCTCAGCCATCAAATGCATTTTAGTCTTCTTCCTGATCAAAACACTGCAGTAACAAACAAAAACTAACACTGGTCAAGTTCTGTTAATTCCAGCTTCGGTCCCATTACTTTCAATCTCTCAGACACAATCCCATGAACGGATAAACAAAATACCTAAGAGGGGAAGCGATTTTATTATCTGGGTCAGAGACGGCCAAACCAACATACTTATCACCAACATCTAAACCGAGCAGACGGCCATGTTCAAGGCCATTTCTCTTCAACAAATCACGAAACAAGTTCAATGGCTTCACGTACTTCATCTTGTACTACTATCTAATTCAGTGAAGCATGTTAATTCGTACAAACGCTTCGCGCCTTTGAGGACCAAAACGTACAATTGGTGCTGCAACTAACAAAGAACATTAAAACTCATTCGCAATCGAATGTGACTCGAAACTCAATAGATTCATAGATTCCAACGATTACCCGtgaatttgaagattgaagcacaAGGAATGAAGCCCGAATTCGATACCTCGATTCGATTCATCGCTCGAAGAACTggcaattttaatttgaatttgatcaGGATTGGTCCCTTTCAAAACCCTTGAAATTAATTAGGCCCATAATCACGCCCTGTAGATTCGTATGGGCCCGAATTTTGTATCTCattcatatttttcaaatgGGATTTTTACCTAAGAAGCTTATTTTTTGccatatattttcataaatctctttaaatttgattttttttttttaaaaaaagtcttTTAGTATTAATTTGGGATAGTTTTaccctttttatttatttatttatattcgttttatatattattttttctatttttgaagttagagagagaaaatgagatttaatatagtttttctCATTTATCAATTAGAgggagaaaatgcatttattttaatttatttttctattttttaatttggaaaaaaatttatttaatgaagTTTTATTCTCTATTTACGTTGGTTTTCACATAt
Proteins encoded:
- the LOC120067812 gene encoding putative pre-16S rRNA nuclease isoform X1, whose protein sequence is MKYVKPLNLFRDLLKRNGLEHGRLLGLDVGDKYVGLAVSDPDNKIASPLSVLIRKKTKMHLMAEDFERLISKFSLAGFIVGYPSLRLRRNPDAVQVKIFIDELCKTGKLEDVKYTFWDECFTSKNVELLIKPLKLPPILSKTVMDKFAAVGILQGYLDYFNRRPELEER
- the LOC120067812 gene encoding putative pre-16S rRNA nuclease isoform X2; the encoded protein is MKYVKPLNLFRDLLKRNGLEHGRLLGLDVGDKYVGLAVSDPDNKIASPLSVLIRKKTKMHLMAEDFERLAVQVKIFIDELCKTGKLEDVKYTFWDECFTSKNVELLIKPLKLPPILSKTVMDKFAAVGILQGYLDYFNRRPELEER